The Streptomyces bacillaris sequence AACCAGGAGATCGCTGCCGCGCTGCGGGTGAGCGAGCGGTCGGCAGAGCGGTGGCGCCGTGCCTGGCGCGAGCAGGGAGAGGTCGGCGTCCAGTCGAAGGGATCACCAGGCCGCCCAAGGCTCGGACCAGACCAGATCGCCAGGCTGGGACGGGAGTTGGAGCGTGGCACGCTCGCCCACGGCTGGGCGGACCAGCGGTGGACGCTGGCGCGGATCAAGACGCTGATCGGCCGGCTGTTCCATGTCTCGTACACGGTGGAGGGCACCTGGCGGCTGTTGAAGCGGCGCGGCTGGAGCTGGCAGCAGCCCACTCGACGGGCGATCGAGCGCGAGGACGACGCGGTCGAGGTGTGGAAGAAGGAGACCTGGCCGCGGGTAAGAGCACCGCGGCGGAGCGCGGGGCCTGGATCGTCTTCGAGGACGAAGCCGGGCAGTCGATGACTCCGCCGCGTGCCAGGGCCTGGGGCCGGATCGGTCGGACCCCGGTCGTGAGGGTGAGGGGCCGGGGCTCGGGGCGGGTGTCGATGGCGGGCATGGCCTGCTACAAACCGGGCGAGCGGTCCAGGTTGATCTACGCGATCCGCGCGTACCGGGGCCGTAAGGACGAGCCGAAGGGCTTCGGCTGGCGCGACTTCCGCGACCTGATCGTCCGTGCCCGCATCCAGCTCGGCGGACCGATCGTGCTCGTCTGGGACAACGTCCGCCTCTACCTGACGGCCGGCATGCGCGAATTCATCGACGCGAACGCCGAATGGCTCACCGTGTTCCAGCTGCCCACCTATGCTCCGGACCTCAACCCGACCGAGGGCGTCTGGTCGCTGGTCAAGCGTGACATCGGCAACCTCGCCGCGGCCGACCTCGGCCAGGTCACCCGCGCCGTGAAGCGCAAGCTGAAGATGTTGCAGTACCGACCGGAGGTCATCGACGGCTGCCTCGCCGGCACCGACCTGCCCCTGGACCTGTGAGCGCCGGGTAGACGGACCCGAAATTGATCGAAGCCCAAAGCCGCTGGTCAGCTACGGTGACGGCATGACCGACAGCCTGCCCGAGGACGTAGTCGACGTGCTCGACCACGTCCTGAACCCGGACGAGCCCGCCCACGACGCCCTCCGACGGCAGGTGCCCCAACTCAGGGCGCAGTCCCGTTGCAAGTGCGGCTGCGGCACTACCTACTTCGAACTCGACGCCGACGCCGTGGAGCCCGCGCCAACGGGCCCCGGCACCGTCGTGGCTGCCGACGCACAGCTGCTCACCGAATCCGGCGAGTGCCCCGGCGAGGTCCTGGTCTTCGCGCGAGGCGGCTACCTCTCGTGGCTCGAGGTCTGCTCATGGAGCGATGACATCGAGGTGAATCCGGTTGCGGCGCGGCGCTGGCTGCAGCCACCGTCCTGAACCCGAGCCGGCAACATCTGGCGGTTTCGGAACGCGACACGCGGACGGTCCTCGGGCTCTGCCTCATCCAAGGCGGCACGCTCCCTGGCGGGACGGTGATCACCCCAAGCGCATGCGGGCGGCGCGGTGGCGGGCCAGCACCTGACGCCGCCACCACGAGCCGACCGACATCACGAGTTCAAGTTCAGTTGCTTGCGTGTAGAGACCTCGACTCTGCGCCGTTGGCGCACCGCCCGGCCGCCCCAGGGCCCCCGTTCATTGCGGTTTCGGAACGCGTCGTCATGTATAGCGCGATCGACGTTGAGGAATGGCTGCGTCGCCGCCGGACCGTCCCGCACCGGAACGCATGATGGGCGAGAAGGCCGTTGTGCCGGTCGGCGTCCGGCTCACGACCGACATCGAGTACCGGCCTGATCGTCCCAACCCTTACCGAGCGCGGGTCCGCTGGTTCGACCCGGCTACGAAGCGGCGGCTGTCCCTGTCGGAGGGGAAGGCGGACGAGGACGAAGCGCAGGAGTGGCTCCAGTCCATCATCGAAGCGGCTGAAGCAGGGCTGTCCCCGTCGCTCGCCACCATGAAGCTCGCCGAGTACGGCAATGCGAACATGGACCTCGCTTTGCGAGGGCTGGAGTTGAAGACTCTCGACCCCTATCTCGCCGGCTGGCGGATGCGCGTCGTGCCCGCATTGGGCCACCTCGCGGTCCGGATGATCACCAACGGTGCTGTCGACCGCACCGTGCAGAACTGGATCGCCGACGAGCTCAGCCGCTCAACGGTCAAGAACACCATCGCCGTCCTGGTCCGCGTCATGGAGCAGGCGGTGCGCGACGGCATCATCAAGGTGAACCCCGCCCGGGTGACCGGCTGGCAGAAGCTCTACAAGCAGGCCGAGGACGAACTTCTCGACCCGCGCGCGCTCGCCCTGCCCGACTGGGAAACACTCCTCGCACCGGCCGACGCGCTCGTGGCCGCCTCCCACGACGGGTACCGCGGCTGGGGAGACGTGGTCATCTTCGCCGCGTGCACCGCCGCACGGATCGGCGAGATCTCCGGCTGCCGCGTCGGAGACATCGACACCACCCAGTGGATCTGGACCGTGCGCCGCCAGACCACGCCCGCCCCTTGCGGGCTGACCGACAAGGTCACCAAGGGCAAGCGGGCCCGCAAGGTTCCCATCGTCGAGGAAATCCGCCCCCTCGTCGCCCAGCGCATCCTGTCCGCCGGCCCCAATCCGAACGCCCGCCTGTTCACCGGCCCACGAGGCGGACGCATCTCCACAGCCGTCCTGCGCGACGCCACACACTGGGACACCGTGGTCACCAAGCTCGGCTACGAACATCT is a genomic window containing:
- a CDS encoding IS630 family transposase (programmed frameshift), encoding MRYAQGGGLTDAERAARERIRLQAVECFEGGKKNQEIAAALRVSERSAERWRRAWREQGEVGVQSKGSPGRPRLGPDQIARLGRELERGTLAHGWADQRWTLARIKTLIGRLFHVSYTVEGTWRLLKRRGWSWQQPTRRAIEREDDAVEVWKKGDLAAGKSTAAERGAWIVFEDEAGQSMTPPRARAWGRIGRTPVVRVRGRGSGRVSMAGMACYKPGERSRLIYAIRAYRGRKDEPKGFGWRDFRDLIVRARIQLGGPIVLVWDNVRLYLTAGMREFIDANAEWLTVFQLPTYAPDLNPTEGVWSLVKRDIGNLAAADLGQVTRAVKRKLKMLQYRPEVIDGCLAGTDLPLDL
- a CDS encoding tyrosine-type recombinase/integrase: MGEKAVVPVGVRLTTDIEYRPDRPNPYRARVRWFDPATKRRLSLSEGKADEDEAQEWLQSIIEAAEAGLSPSLATMKLAEYGNANMDLALRGLELKTLDPYLAGWRMRVVPALGHLAVRMITNGAVDRTVQNWIADELSRSTVKNTIAVLVRVMEQAVRDGIIKVNPARVTGWQKLYKQAEDELLDPRALALPDWETLLAPADALVAASHDGYRGWGDVVIFAACTAARIGEISGCRVGDIDTTQWIWTVRRQTTPAPCGLTDKVTKGKRARKVPIVEEIRPLVAQRILSAGPNPNARLFTGPRGGRISTAVLRDATHWDTVVTKLGYEHLRRHDLRHTALTWFADAGVQVHVLRRIADHGSLTTTQRYLHPDVHKITAAGTALSAHFSALRAPRSLPGPIVMTR